A portion of the Thermocladium sp. ECH_B genome contains these proteins:
- a CDS encoding translocase: MAGEELVSHLSELAARLRRALISIFIAFIFSFGFGIKIIKIGSDPYIPIPYPSIDNSISTILVNKFMNVLLPHQIKLISIGLFDPLYASIEVSLLIAVAVSLPVFLWELWGFVAPGLYEHEKKLVKASIIPSIILFIAGAAFAYLVIIPVMLKFFLVYDEALGVEPTLSIKSFIGTVVSFMAAMGLGFQLPLVMAGLTRVRAVAANTWRRNWRWGXLISFIFALIVSPGTTGGIIETTIGVTLSLLYVIGMFIAKAIEPKPREKI, from the coding sequence ATGGCGGGGGAGGAATTAGTCTCTCACTTATCAGAATTAGCGGCTAGGCTTCGTCGAGCATTGATATCAATATTTATAGCCTTCATCTTCTCATTTGGATTCGGAATCAAGATAATTAAGATAGGGAGTGACCCGTATATTCCAATTCCTTATCCCTCAATAGATAATAGCATATCCACAATATTGGTGAATAAATTCATGAATGTATTGCTCCCGCACCAGATCAAATTGATCTCAATAGGTTTATTCGATCCCCTTTATGCCTCAATAGAGGTATCCCTCCTAATCGCGGTCGCGGTATCACTGCCTGTATTTCTTTGGGAGCTGTGGGGCTTCGTTGCGCCGGGCCTATATGAACATGAGAAGAAACTGGTTAAAGCATCTATAATTCCATCAATTATCCTATTCATTGCCGGAGCAGCGTTTGCGTACCTAGTTATTATTCCAGTTATGCTGAAGTTTTTCTTAGTGTATGACGAGGCGCTGGGAGTTGAGCCGACGCTGAGCATTAAGTCATTCATAGGCACCGTTGTATCATTCATGGCAGCAATGGGACTTGGCTTTCAGTTGCCTCTGGTGATGGCTGGATTAACGAGGGTAAGAGCCGTGGCTGCCAATACGTGGAGAAGGAACTGGAGGTGGGGAGNCCTAATCTCATTCATATTTGCGCTAATAGTTTCGCCGGGAACCACTGGAGGCATCATAGAAACCACCATAGGGGTAACTCTATCCTTGCTTTACGTGATAGGCATGTTT
- a CDS encoding twin arginine-targeting protein translocase: protein MLGSIWDWIILIAVVLVLFGGAGKLPEIFRSLGRAVGEFKKGQIEVENELRQLTQTNPAPGTSNQEKKPEQGENVEELKKKIEELQRQLDELKKGK from the coding sequence ATGCTGGGAAGCATATGGGACTGGATAATATTAATCGCAGTCGTGTTAGTGCTATTTGGGGGAGCCGGTAAGTTACCGGAGATTTTTAGATCACTCGGCAGAGCGGTGGGGGAATTTAAGAAGGGGCAGATAGAGGTTGAGAACGAGTTGAGGCAATTAACCCAAACCAATCCCGCCCCGGGGACCAGTAATCAGGAGAAGAAGCCGGAGCAGGGGGAGAATGTTGAGGAACTGAAGAAGAAGATCGAGGAGTTACAGAGACAGTTAGATGAGCTGAAGAAGGGTAAGTGA